The following proteins are encoded in a genomic region of Brachypodium distachyon strain Bd21 chromosome 1, Brachypodium_distachyon_v3.0, whole genome shotgun sequence:
- the LOC100837426 gene encoding dof zinc finger protein DOF5.1 isoform X1: protein MVFSSVPGYLDPPNWNNNNQPQQQQVQVQQQQQQQLSHGHGGLLFPSAVGGGGGGVEAHHHHHHQHQQQQQQQQQQQMPAALMAPPRAPDGSSGSMGGLGSGGGGGGGGSAVVKAGSMTDRARMAKIPAPEAGLKCPRCESSNTKFCYFNNYSLTQPRHFCKACRRYWTRGGALRNVPVGGGCRRNKRSSKSSKSSSSSSAAACGVAAGVNTSSSSSATTSSATTGSGIMPALGQMPFFAASLVSGSGGGEGQYGVGGGGGLLAGVSRSLGFPGGLMGPMGSQQLDSAVENYHHQLGGGMGGSMEQWRLPPPQMQMQQFPFFGGGRGAGPDAMSGMQQLQQQMQAGISNYPFEPDAGDGSGEGFAAGQMMGGGGGGGKQVVPGSAGLITQLASVKMEDNPPTAMAREFLGLPAAGSLQFWAGGSGGNNGVSGGGAGAPGGGSGGWVDRLAGFNSSSSGNIL from the exons ATGGTCTTTTCTTCGGTTCCCGGCTATCTTGATCCACCCAAttggaacaacaacaaccagccgcagcagcagcag GTTCAGgttcagcagcaacagcagcagcagctcagccatggccatggcggacTCCTCTTCCCTAGCGccgtcggaggcggcggcggcggagtcgaGGCGcatcatcaccaccaccaccagcatcagcagcagcaacagcagcaacagcagcaacagatGCCGGCGGCGTTGATGGCTCCGCCGCGGGCGCCAgacggcagcagcggcagcatgGGAGGATTGGGAtcaggcggcggtggcggcggcggcggatcagCGGTGGTGAAGGCGGGGTCGATGACTGACAGGGCGCGGATGGCGAAGATCCCGGCGCCGGAGGCCGGGCTCAAGTGCCCGCGGTGCGAGTCGAGCAACACCAAGTTCTGCTACTTCAATAACTACTCCCTCACGCAGCCCCGCCACTTCTGCAAGGCCTGCCGCCGCTACTGgacccgcggcggcgccctccgcAACGtccccgtcggcggcggttgccgccgcaACAAGCGCTCCTCCAAATCCTCCaaatcgtcttcctcctcctccgccgccgcctgtgGGGTTGCAGCGGGCGTCAATACGTCGTCCTCATCGTCGGCCACCACGTCGTCCGCGACCACCGGCAGCGGAATCATGCCGGCGCTGGGGCAGATGCCCTTCTTCGCGGCGTCGTTGGtgtccggctccggcgggggAGAAGGGCAGTATGGCgttggcggcggtgggggatTGTTGGCCGGGGTGTCGAGGAGCCTAGGGTTTCCTGGGGGCCTGATGGGCCCGATGGGATCACAGCAGCTGGATTCGGCCGTGGAGAACTACCATCAccagctcggcggcggcatggggGGATCGATGGAGCAGTGGCggctcccgccgccgcagatGCAGATGCAGCAATTCCCCttcttcggcggcggccgcggcgccggccccgACGCCATGTCCGgcatgcagcagctgcagcagcaaatGCAAGCTGGCATTAGCAATTACCCGTTCGAACCGGACGCCGGCGATGGGTCCGGGGAGGGCTTCGCTGCCGGGCAGATGatggggggcggcggcggcggcggcaagcaggTGGTGCCGGGGTCGGCAGGGCTGATCACGCAGCTGGCGTCGGTAAAGATGGAGGACAACCCGCCAACGGCGATGGCGAGGGAGTTCCTGGgcctgcccgccgccggcagcctcCAGTTCTGGgccggaggcagcggcggcaacaatggcgtcagcggcggcggcgccggagctccaggcggtggcagcggcggatGGGTCGATCGTCTGGCCGGGTTCaactcgtcgtcgtcggggaaCATACTGTGA
- the LOC100837426 gene encoding dof zinc finger protein DOF5.4 isoform X2 yields MPAALMAPPRAPDGSSGSMGGLGSGGGGGGGGSAVVKAGSMTDRARMAKIPAPEAGLKCPRCESSNTKFCYFNNYSLTQPRHFCKACRRYWTRGGALRNVPVGGGCRRNKRSSKSSKSSSSSSAAACGVAAGVNTSSSSSATTSSATTGSGIMPALGQMPFFAASLVSGSGGGEGQYGVGGGGGLLAGVSRSLGFPGGLMGPMGSQQLDSAVENYHHQLGGGMGGSMEQWRLPPPQMQMQQFPFFGGGRGAGPDAMSGMQQLQQQMQAGISNYPFEPDAGDGSGEGFAAGQMMGGGGGGGKQVVPGSAGLITQLASVKMEDNPPTAMAREFLGLPAAGSLQFWAGGSGGNNGVSGGGAGAPGGGSGGWVDRLAGFNSSSSGNIL; encoded by the coding sequence atGCCGGCGGCGTTGATGGCTCCGCCGCGGGCGCCAgacggcagcagcggcagcatgGGAGGATTGGGAtcaggcggcggtggcggcggcggcggatcagCGGTGGTGAAGGCGGGGTCGATGACTGACAGGGCGCGGATGGCGAAGATCCCGGCGCCGGAGGCCGGGCTCAAGTGCCCGCGGTGCGAGTCGAGCAACACCAAGTTCTGCTACTTCAATAACTACTCCCTCACGCAGCCCCGCCACTTCTGCAAGGCCTGCCGCCGCTACTGgacccgcggcggcgccctccgcAACGtccccgtcggcggcggttgccgccgcaACAAGCGCTCCTCCAAATCCTCCaaatcgtcttcctcctcctccgccgccgcctgtgGGGTTGCAGCGGGCGTCAATACGTCGTCCTCATCGTCGGCCACCACGTCGTCCGCGACCACCGGCAGCGGAATCATGCCGGCGCTGGGGCAGATGCCCTTCTTCGCGGCGTCGTTGGtgtccggctccggcgggggAGAAGGGCAGTATGGCgttggcggcggtgggggatTGTTGGCCGGGGTGTCGAGGAGCCTAGGGTTTCCTGGGGGCCTGATGGGCCCGATGGGATCACAGCAGCTGGATTCGGCCGTGGAGAACTACCATCAccagctcggcggcggcatggggGGATCGATGGAGCAGTGGCggctcccgccgccgcagatGCAGATGCAGCAATTCCCCttcttcggcggcggccgcggcgccggccccgACGCCATGTCCGgcatgcagcagctgcagcagcaaatGCAAGCTGGCATTAGCAATTACCCGTTCGAACCGGACGCCGGCGATGGGTCCGGGGAGGGCTTCGCTGCCGGGCAGATGatggggggcggcggcggcggcggcaagcaggTGGTGCCGGGGTCGGCAGGGCTGATCACGCAGCTGGCGTCGGTAAAGATGGAGGACAACCCGCCAACGGCGATGGCGAGGGAGTTCCTGGgcctgcccgccgccggcagcctcCAGTTCTGGgccggaggcagcggcggcaacaatggcgtcagcggcggcggcgccggagctccaggcggtggcagcggcggatGGGTCGATCGTCTGGCCGGGTTCaactcgtcgtcgtcggggaaCATACTGTGA